One Pyrus communis chromosome 13, drPyrComm1.1, whole genome shotgun sequence genomic window carries:
- the LOC137713450 gene encoding uncharacterized protein: MVKVATYFAMTLGAFVFWQSMDKVHVWIALHQDEKQERLEREMEIKRVREELLQQQAKQRETQA, translated from the exons ATGGTGAAGGTCGCGACCTACTTCGCTATGACTTTGGGAGCTTTCGTGTTCTGGCAGTCCATGGATAAAGTCCACGTCTGGATCGCCCTGCATCAGGACGAAAAG CAAGAAAGACTCGAAAGGGAAATGGAGATTAAGAGGGTTAGAGAAGAGCTGCTGCAGCAGCAAGCCAAACAAAGGGAGACTCAAGCATGA